In the Drosophila takahashii strain IR98-3 E-12201 chromosome 3R, DtakHiC1v2, whole genome shotgun sequence genome, one interval contains:
- the LOC108057488 gene encoding probable cytochrome P450 12a4, mitochondrial, with the protein MLKVRSGLSLIQSQKAALSLSSQKRWQTNVATAEAREDSEWLKAKPFEQIPRLNMVALTMKMSMPGGKYKNMELMDMFEAMRQDYGDIFFMPGIMGNPSFLSTYNPEDFEVIFRNEGVWPHRPGNDTLRYHREEYRKDFYQGVMGIIPSQGKPWGDFRTVVNPVLMQPKNVRLYYKKMSQVNQEFVQRIKELRDSETLEAPDDFIDTINRWTLESVSVVALDKQLGLLKDSKKESEALRLFHYLDEFFIVSADLEMKPSPWRYIKTPKLKRLLKALDGIQEVTSAYVDEAIERLDKETKAGVVRPENEQSVLEKLLKVDRKVATVMAMDMLMAGVDTTSSTFTALLLCLAKNPEKQAKLREEVMKVLPNKDSEFTEASMKNVPYLRACIKESQRVHPLIVGNARVLSRDAVLSGYQVPAGTYVSIVPLNALTRDEYFPQASEFLPERWLRTPKDSESKCPANELKSKNPFVFLPFGFGPRMCVGKRIVEMELELGTARLIRNFNVEFNYPTENAFKSALINLPNIPLKFKFTDLPN; encoded by the exons ATGCTAAAAGTGCGCAGTGGCCTATCATTAATTCAGTCGCAAAAAGCGGCTCTCTCGCTCAGCTCTCAAAAG cgCTGGCAAACCAATGTGGCGACGGCTGAGGCTAGAGAGGATTCCGAATGGCTAAAGGCTAAGCCATTCGAACAGATCCCTCGCCTTAATATGGTGGCATTGACGATGAAAATGTCTATGCCCGGTGGAAAGTATAAAAACATGGAACTTATGGACATGTTCGAGGCCATGCGACAGGACTATGGAGATATATTCTTCATGCCAGGTATAATGGGTAACCCATCGTTTTTGAGCACCTACAATCCAGAGGACTTTGAGGTGATCTTTCGCAATGAGGGAGTATGGCCTCACCGCCCGGGAAACGACACACTGCGCTATCATCGCGAGGAGTATCGAAAGGATTTCTACCAGGGTGTCATGGGCATTATTCCCTCACAGGGAAAACCCTGGGGAGACTTTAGGACCGTCGTCAATCCCGTTCTCATGCAACCGAAGAATGTGAGACTGTACTACAAGAAGATGTCGCAGGTTAACCAGGAGTTTGTGCAACG tataaaggaACTGAGGGATTCCGAAACTCTGGAGGCGCCCGATGATTTTATAGACACTATCAACCGCTGGACCCTTGAATCCGTATCCGTGGTGGCCTTGGATAAGCAGCTGGGATTGCTCAAGGATTCGAAGAAGGAGAGCGAAGCACTCAGACTTTTCCACTACCTAGATGAGTTCTTTATAGTATCCGCGGACCTTGAGATGAAGCCATCTCCCTGGCGCTATATCAAAACTCCCAAGTTGAAGCGATTGCTCAAAGCTCTCGATGGTATCCAGGAAGTCACGTCGGCCTATGTTGACGAGGCGATAGAACGATTGGATAAGGAGACCAAGGCGGGTGTAGTGCGTCCGGAGAATGAACAAAGTGTCCTCGAGAAACTGCTGAAAGTTGATAGGAAAGTGGCCACTGTTATGGCCATGGACATGCTGATGGCGGGAGTGGATACG ACCTCGAGCACCTTTACAGCTCTTTTGCTGTGCCTCGCCAAGAATCCTGAGAAGCAGGCAAAGCTGCGGGAGGAGGTTATGAAGGTGCTGCCCAACAAGGACTCCGAGTTCACCGAGGCTTCGATGAAAAACGTTCCCTATTTGCGAGCCTGCATTAAGGAATCCCAGCGTGTTCACCCACTGATTGTCGGAAATGCTCGAGTCCTTTCTAGGGACGCCGTTCTCAGTGGATACCAAGTGCCAGCTGGAACTTATGTGTCCATCGTTCCTCTGAATGCCCTGACCAGAGATGAGTACTTCCCACAAGCTTCAGAATTCCTGCCGGAACGTTGGCTGCGAACCCCCAAGGATTCGGAATCAAAGTGTCCCGCAAATGAACTAAAGTCCAAGAATCCTTTCGTATTCCTGCCCTTCGGATTTGGACCTCGCATGTGTGTGGGCAAACGCATCGTGGAAATGGAATTGGAGTTGGGAACCGCTCGACTTATTCGTAACTTCAACGTGGAGTTCAATTATCCCACGGAGAACGCCTTTAAATCTGCACTGATAAATCTTCCGAACATTCCGCTCAAGTTTAAATTTACCGATTTGCCCAACTAA
- the Cyp12a5 gene encoding probable cytochrome P450 12a5, mitochondrial has product MLKGRIGLVIQQSHKAALFSASQQRWQTNAATAEAREDPEWLQAKPFEQIPRANMLSLFAKIALPGGKYKNMELMDMFDAMRQDYGNVFYMSGMLGSPAFVMTHNPKDFEVIFRNEGVWPFRPGSETLRYHRTVYRKEFFEGVQGIIPAQGKAWGDFRSIVNPVLMQPKNVRVYYKKMSQVNQEFVQRIKELRDATTQEVPGDFLETINRWTLESVSVVALDKQLGLLKESGKNSEATKLFKYLDDFFLLSADLEMKPSPWRYINTPQLKKMMKTLDGLQGITLGCVDEAIERLEKEAKEGVVRPENEQSVLEKLLKVDRKVATVMAMDMLMAGVDTTSSTFTGLLLCLAKNPEKQAKLREEVMKVLPNKDSEFTEVSMKNVPYLRACIKESQRVYPLTVGNARGLTRDSVISGYRVPAGTFVSMIPISSLHNEEHFPKASEFLPERWLRNTSDSSDSAGKCPVNDLKTKNPFIFLPFGFGPRMCVGKRIVEMELELGIARLLRNFNVEFNYSTKNAFRSELINLPNIPLKFKFTDVPN; this is encoded by the exons ATGTTGAAGGGGCGTATCGGTCTAGTAATACAACAGTCGCACAAGGCGGCCCTCTTTTCTGCCAGTCAACAG CGCTGGCAGACAAATGCGGCTACAGCTGAGGCCAGAGAAGATCCCGAATGGCTCCAGGCCAAACCATTCGAGCAGATTCCCCGGGCCAATATGCTATCTTTATTTGCGAAAATTGCGTTGCCCGGtggaaaatataagaatatgGAATTGATGGATATGTTTGACGCCATGCGTCAGGATTATGGAAATGTATTTTACATGTCCGGCATGTTGGGAAGTCCAGCCTTTGTGATGACGCACAATCCCAAGGACTTCGAGGTGATTTTCCGCAATGAAGGAGTATGGCCATTCCGACCGGGCAGTGAGACATTGCGTTACCATCGAACCGTTTATCGAAAAGAGTTCTTCGAGGGAGTTCAAGGAATTATTCCCGCCCAGGGAAAAGCCTGGGGAGACTTCCGATCTATCGTAAACCCCGTTCTCATGCAGCCCAAGAATGTTAGGGTATACTACAAAAAGATGTCACAGGTTAACCAGGAGTTTGTGCAGCG CATCAAGGAATTAAGGGATGCCACCACTCAGGAGGTTCCCGGCGATTTCCTGGAAACCATTAACCGGTGGACCCTCGAATCGGTATCCGTGGTGGCCCTGGATAAGCAGCTTGGTTTGCTCAAGGAGTCTGGAAAAAATAGCGAAGCAACCAAACTTTTCAAGTACCTGGATGACTTCTTCTTGCTCTCAGCCGATCTGGAAATGAAACCCTCCCCCTGGCGATATATCAACACACCACAGTTGAAGAAGATGATGAAAACTCTGGATGGCCTGCAGGGCATTACTTTGGGCTGTGTGGATGAGGCGATCGAGCGATTGGAGAAGGAGGCCAAGGAGGGTGTGGTGCGTCCAGAGAATGAACAAAGTGTCCTCGAGAAGCTACTAAAGGTGGACAGGAAAGTGGCCACTGTTATGGCCATGGACATGCTGATGGCGGGAGTGGATACG aCTTCGAGCACCTTTACGGGACTTTTACTCTGCCTTGCCAAGAATCCGGAGAAGCAGGCCAAGCTGCGGGAGGAGGTGATGAAGGTGTTGCCCAACAAGGACTCCGAGTTCACCGAGGTTTCGATGAAGAACGTTCCCTATCTGCGAGCCTGCATCAAGGAATCCCAGCGTGTCTATCCTCTGACCGTTGGAAATGCCCGTGGTCTGACGAGAGATTCTGTTATAAGCGGCTATAGGGTACCAGCCGGTACCTTTGTGTCCATGATACCCATAAGTTCCCTCCATAACGAAGAGCACTTCCCAAAGGCTTCTGAGTTCCTACCAGAACGCTGGCTACGGAACACAAGTGATTCCAGTGATTCCGCCGGAAAATGCCCGGTAAACGATCTGAAGACCAaaaaccctttcatattcctGCCCTTCGGCTTTGGACCTCGCATGTGCGTGGGCAAACGGATCGTGGAaatggaactggaactgggCATTGCCAGGCTCCTTCGAAACTTCAATGTAGAGTTTAATTATTCCACAAAGAATGCTTTCCGCTCTGAACTTATCAATCTGCCCAATATACCACTCAAGTTTAAGTTCACCGATGTGCCCAACTAA